From the genome of Vulpes lagopus strain Blue_001 chromosome 2, ASM1834538v1, whole genome shotgun sequence, one region includes:
- the RFK gene encoding riboflavin kinase: protein MRHLPYFCRGQVVRGFGRGSKQLGIPTANFPEQVVDNLPADVSTGIYYGWASVGSGDVHKMVVSIGWNPYYKNTKKSMETHIIHTFKEDFYGEILNVAIVGYLRPEKNFDSLESLISAIQGDIEEAKKRLDLPEHLKFKEDNFFQVPKNKILNGH from the exons ATGAGGCACCTGCCGTACTTCTGCCGCGGCCAGGTGGTGCGGGGCTTCGGCCGCGGCTCCAAGCAGCTGGGCATCCCCACAG ctAATTTTCCAGAACAAGTAGTTGATAATCTTCCAGCTGATGTATCCACTGGCATTTATTATGGTTGGGCCAGTGTTGGAAGTGGAGATGTTCATAAGATGGTGGTGAGCATAGGATGGAACCCATACTACAAGAATACAAAAAAGTCTATG GAAACCCATATCATACATACGTTCAAAGAAGACTTTTATGGGGAAATCCTCAATGTAGCCATTGTTGGCTACCTCAGACCAGAAAAGAACTTTGATTCTTTAG AGTCCCTTATTTCAGCAATTCAAGGTGATATTGAGGAAGCTAAGAAACGACTAGATTTGCCAGAACATTTGAAATTCAAAGAAGACAATTTCTTCCAGGTtcccaaaaacaaaatattgaacgGCCACTGA